AACTAAAAGCAAAAGTAACCAGATGTTGACTCCCTAAATCATCATCTTTTCTTAGCCTGAATAGTTTGGCACCGGAGTCTCTCCGGTTTTTTTTGCCTGAAAATCAGTAAATAACCTGAACTCGGGTTAAATAACTCATCCCGGTGGTATCCAGTCCCCGCCCACCGATTTAATCCAAGCTTTTCACTGCGATTACCATATGTAACCGCGGGCTGAAATCTTGACCCCGTAAAATAAGGAAATCAACCTATGAGATTGAACTTAAAACTTAATGCAAGCTATTACGCACTCGGTTTTTTAGCTTTTTTCCTGTCGATAATAACCCGGCAGGCATATGCACAAACCAGTCCCCCGCAACAACTGATCGTTCACACCCTTTCGGCAAGTGAAATCAGCTTGTCATGGCAAGCGCCGCAAGACACAACAAGCCTTGATAGCTATGTTATTTTCAGAAACGGCGAACAGGTAGCGACCACCCAAACCACCTCTTTTATCGACACTTCATTAAACGCCAACAGCACATACAACTATTACGTAGTCGCAACCGACGGACTGGCAGGCAACAGCCAGCCGTCCAACAGCGATAGCGCCAAAACCCTTGCCAATGACGATAACGACGGCTTGCGCAACGGCTCGGTGATCACCCTGGTGAATTTGCGGCTACAGGATGTTTGTAGCGCCAGATCGATTACCGACGTGCCGGCAGAAAACCTGGACACCTGCCTGGACAAGGTGATAGAGGCTTTCGCTTTACAGGAGGGCGTTGAAGATATCAGGGCCTTTGTCGCCCGCTTAAGGCGCCAGGAAGATCCGGCCCTGGTCAATCTGGGTATGCGCCTGTTCCACAGTAAGTCATTAAGCCAGAATAACGATACCGCCTGTTCCTCCTGCCACCATCCGGCGCTGAACTGCGGCGGCGACGGCCTGTCATTGCCCATAGGCGTAAATGCCGACAATCCTGAACTGCTGGGCCTTGGCCGTGCCGACGGCAATACCGTTCCTTTGGTACCCCGCCATTCGCCGCACCTTTGTAATTCGGCGCTTTGGGTGGACAGTATGTTTTGGGATCAACGCATAGTTTTAGAGGACTTCCGCAGCGACCCTGTTGGCCTGGTATCGACAAAAGATATAAGAACACCGGAACGCAATGTCACCCAGAACCTGAAAAACGAAGTAGACAGTGCCGACCCGCTAAGGCTGTTAATTGCGCAAGCGCATTTCCCGGTGACGGCAGCAGAAGAAATGGGAGATACCACCGGCTTTGACTCCCCCCAGTCCTACAGAAATCATATCGCCACTAAGTTAAAAGCAGATTGGTCTGATGAATTTAAAACGGTATACGGCAGTGAAGAAATTACCTTTATGGGGATCGCCCGGGCACTGGCCGCTTATGAGGCAACCTTTTTATTTATCGATAATCCCTTCTTCGATTATGTCGGCGGTAACCGCGACAGCTTAA
This genomic window from Thalassomonas viridans contains:
- a CDS encoding cytochrome-c peroxidase; the encoded protein is MRLNLKLNASYYALGFLAFFLSIITRQAYAQTSPPQQLIVHTLSASEISLSWQAPQDTTSLDSYVIFRNGEQVATTQTTSFIDTSLNANSTYNYYVVATDGLAGNSQPSNSDSAKTLANDDNDGLRNGSVITLVNLRLQDVCSARSITDVPAENLDTCLDKVIEAFALQEGVEDIRAFVARLRRQEDPALVNLGMRLFHSKSLSQNNDTACSSCHHPALNCGGDGLSLPIGVNADNPELLGLGRADGNTVPLVPRHSPHLCNSALWVDSMFWDQRIVLEDFRSDPVGLVSTKDIRTPERNVTQNLKNEVDSADPLRLLIAQAHFPVTAAEEMGDTTGFDSPQSYRNHIATKLKADWSDEFKTVYGSEEITFMGIARALAAYEATFLFIDNPFFDYVGGNRDSLTEDEKRGALFFYTGAGCSNCHDGAFFTPDRTRPPLYPQIGAKAVGDGNNQQQFRMPSLLNVGITAPYGDKGVFATLERVIKHYSNTHQSLVDFYQNKETCDLPQFQQLTAEECQAVVGGGEEYVLARSEANGTIDAPTLNFTEQEIAYLAAFLHTLTDKGAMAGSNEIKALTPPRDGGPDGNQLDAVDKDGHAL